In the Acidobacteriota bacterium genome, AGCCGTCGTGGCCCGGGATCCAGAGTTCCGAAAGGATGAACTTGTCCCCCACCTTGTCGAAGATCACGTGAGCGTCCTTCACCGTCGTGTGCGTCTCCCGGCTGAGGGTTGTCAGGACCGTCACCAGGGCGACGTGATCCCCCTGGTCCTTCACCCTGAACATCCACCCCGACGGTTCCCGAACGAATTCGTACTCGCCGGCGGGCAACTCCGTGTCCTTGACGATGAACGGGAAATCGACGTTCACCTTGAGCAGAGGCGCTTGCCCGAATCCGGAGATTACGCTCAGTGCAAGCAGGAAACCGAGTGTCAGGATCAGTCTTGTTTTCATTTCAAACCTCCTTTATCAGTCGCTGCCCTTGTAGATGCGGGAAACCGGGACCCGATTTTTCACGGATCAACAATTCTGAAAAAAATACCTCCCGGAGAAGAAACACGCCCGGATGGGAACGATGGGTCCGCCGGGTCGTCGACACGGAGGACGTCGAGGTCTTCGTCACCGGCTCGTCGTCGCGCCTGCTGACCCGCGACCTGGCCTCGGCCCTGCGGGGCCGGAGCATCACCCCGGAAATCTTCCCCCTCGGTTTCCGGGAGCGCCTGTCCTCCCTCGGCATCGAAGCGGTGCCCTTCAGCGCCGACAGCAAGAGCCGGATCCGCCACGAACTGGAGAAGACCTGCTCTGGGGAGGGTTCCCGGAAGTCGTCTTGGCCGAAGAGCCGCTGCGGCCACTGATCCTGGGCGAGTACGCCTCCCTGATGATGTACCGGGATGTCGTGGAGCGTTATTCGCTGCGCAACGAGGCCCTGGTCCGCGAGTTGTTGCGGCACGCCTTCCGCAACACGACCTCCCTGCTCAACGTGAGCAAGCTGCACCGCGACTTCACCTCCCGGGGGTTGTCCGTCTCGAAGAACACGTTGTTCGAGTACATCGACTGCCTCGAGGACTCCTTCCTGATCTTCCTCCTGCCACGCCGGGAAGCCTCCCTCCGCAAGCAGGCCGGCAAATCGTGCCTGGCACAGCCCGACCCGGATACACCGGAAATGAACCACGGATGAACACCGATGGACACGGATGATCCGGACACCGGGGAAACAGACAGGATAGCCGGTCTCACTCCATCGCGAAGACGCCAAGACACTTCCCCGCTCGTTTCCCGGCTTTTTACGAACCCGTCAAGAGGTGGTAAAGATTAAGACACGTCGATGGAGCCGCGGAGGATGTCCTCCATCTGGGACTGGGAGTCCTTGTCGGCGCCGCCGCCGCCGAGGGACGAGGCCGCGGTGGGGTCGGCGAGCATGGCCTTGGTGATCTCCATGGCGGAGCGGTCCAGGGCCGCCTGGGCCTTCTCGATGGAGGGGATCTCCGGGTCGATGGCGGCAAGGACCTTCTGGGCGTCCGTGAGCACGTTCTTGACCTCCGTGGCCTTGTCCGGGGTCAGCAGGTAGCCGTACTCCGTGAAGGTCTTCTGGACGTTTTTCAGCAGCCCGTCCAGCCGGTTCATGGCCAGCCGGCGCTCCTTGCGCTCCTGGTCCTTCTGGGAGAAGATCTTGGCCTCCTCCTTCATGCGGAGGATCTCGTCCTGGCTCAGGCCCGACGACGGGGTGACCCGCACTTCCTGGACCTTCCCCGACTTCTGGTCCTTGGCCGACACGTGCAGGATGCCGTTGGAGTCCACCTCGAAGGTCACGTCGATCTGCGGGATCCCGCGGGGGGCGGGGGCGATGCCCACCAGTTCGAACTTGGCCAGGGAGCGGTTGAACTCGGCCAGGTCGCGCTCGCCCTGGAGGACGTTGATCTCGACGGTGGTCTGGCACTCCGCCACGGTGGTGAAGGCCACGGTCTTCTTGAGCGGGATGGTGGAGTTGCGCTCGATGATCTTGTTGAAGAGCCCGCCGTGGGTCTCGACGCCCAGGGAGAGCGGGATGACGTCCAGGAGGACGATGTCCTTGACGTCCCCCTTGAGCACGCCGCCCTGGAGTGCGGCGCCGACGGCCACGACCTCGTCCGGGTTGATCTCGGTGGAGGGGGGCTTCTTGAAGAATTCGCTGACGATGGCCCGGATGCGGGGCATGCGGGTCTGCCCGCCCACCAGGATGACCTTGTCGATGTCGTTGATGTTCAGCCGGGCGTCGTAAAGCGACTTCTCGCAGGGTTCCAGCGTCCGCTCCACGAGGTCCCGGACCATCTCCTCGAGCTGGCTCCGGGTGAGGACCCGGTCGAAGTGCTTGGGCCCGGTCTCGTCGGCGGCGATGAAGGGCAGCGAGAGGCTGGTCTCGGTCACGGTGGACAGCTCGCACTTCGCCTTCTCGGCGGCTTCCTTGAGCCGCTGGAGGGCCAGGATGTCGTTGCGCAGGTCGATCCCCGTGTCGTTCATGAACTCCCGGATGATCCAGTCGGTGATCTTCTGGTCGAAGTCCTCCCCGCCCAGGAAGCTGTCGCCGCAGGTGGAGAGCACCTCGAAGACGCCCTCGTTGATCTCGAGGATGGAGATGTCGAACGTGCCCCCGCCGAGGTCGTAGACGGCGATCTTCTCGTTCTTCCCCTTGCCGAGGCCGTAAGCCAGGGAGGCCGCCGTGGGCTCGTTGATGATGCGCTTGACCTTGAGCCCGGCGATCTCCCCCGCGTCCTTGGTGGCCTGGCGCTGGGAGTCGTCGAAGTAAGCGGGCACCGTGATGATGGTCTCGAGGTCGGAGGAGCCCAGGAACTCCTCCGCGCACGTCTTGAGGTACTGGAGGATCATGGCGGAGATCTCCTGGGGGGAGTAGTTCTTCTCCGCGATCTTCACCCGGATGTCCCCGTTGGCGGACGGGACCAGCTGGTAGGGGAGGTGCTCCCGGGCGTGGGAGACCTCCGGCGAGTCGAACTTCCGGCCGATGAGCCGTTTCACGGCAAAGATGGTGTTCGCGGCGTTGGTGACGGACTGCCGCTTGGCGATCTGCCCCACCAGGCGCTCGTTTTTCTCCGTGAAGGCGACGATGGACGGCGTGGTGCGCCCCCCGAGGTTGTTGGGGATGATCTGTGGGGTGCCGCCTTCCACCACGGCCACGCACGAGTTCGTCGTCCCGAGATCGATGCCGATGACTTTCATGTGTTTTCCAGCTCCTTAACCTGTTTCCCGGATTCTTCGGTCCTCACCCCTTTCTGACCGGTATGCCCACCTTGACCATGGCCGGTCTCAGCAGGACACCCTGGTACAGAAAACCCG is a window encoding:
- a CDS encoding ATP-binding protein: MFSFQTSFISRCPCRCGKPGPDFSRINNSEKNTSRRRNTPGWERWVRRVVDTEDVEVFVTGSSSRLLTRDLASALRGRSITPEIFPLGFRERLSSLGIEAVPFSADSKSRIRHELEKTCSGEGSRKSSWPKSRCGH
- a CDS encoding ATP-binding protein, with protein sequence MAEEPLRPLILGEYASLMMYRDVVERYSLRNEALVRELLRHAFRNTTSLLNVSKLHRDFTSRGLSVSKNTLFEYIDCLEDSFLIFLLPRREASLRKQAGKSCLAQPDPDTPEMNHG
- the dnaK gene encoding molecular chaperone DnaK, whose product is MKVIGIDLGTTNSCVAVVEGGTPQIIPNNLGGRTTPSIVAFTEKNERLVGQIAKRQSVTNAANTIFAVKRLIGRKFDSPEVSHAREHLPYQLVPSANGDIRVKIAEKNYSPQEISAMILQYLKTCAEEFLGSSDLETIITVPAYFDDSQRQATKDAGEIAGLKVKRIINEPTAASLAYGLGKGKNEKIAVYDLGGGTFDISILEINEGVFEVLSTCGDSFLGGEDFDQKITDWIIREFMNDTGIDLRNDILALQRLKEAAEKAKCELSTVTETSLSLPFIAADETGPKHFDRVLTRSQLEEMVRDLVERTLEPCEKSLYDARLNINDIDKVILVGGQTRMPRIRAIVSEFFKKPPSTEINPDEVVAVGAALQGGVLKGDVKDIVLLDVIPLSLGVETHGGLFNKIIERNSTIPLKKTVAFTTVAECQTTVEINVLQGERDLAEFNRSLAKFELVGIAPAPRGIPQIDVTFEVDSNGILHVSAKDQKSGKVQEVRVTPSSGLSQDEILRMKEEAKIFSQKDQERKERRLAMNRLDGLLKNVQKTFTEYGYLLTPDKATEVKNVLTDAQKVLAAIDPEIPSIEKAQAALDRSAMEITKAMLADPTAASSLGGGGADKDSQSQMEDILRGSIDVS